A genomic segment from Streptomyces sp. NBC_01233 encodes:
- the pflB gene encoding formate C-acetyltransferase — protein MTVTVQHPADTSRRVTPWRGFTGDEWQRHIDVRSFIQSNYTPYEGDAAFLAGPTERTRTVWKTVTALFPEERRKGVLDVDVATPSTITSHAPGYIDRDRELIVGLQTDAPLKRAIVPNGGLRMVDNALRAYGFAPDPFVTKVFGTYRRTHNDGVFDAYTPDMLCARKAGIITGLPDAYGRGRIIGDYRRVALYGTARLIEAKHAERTRLDETPSTADVIRDREELAEQIRALGELERMAASYGCDVSRPAATAHEAIQWLYLGFLAAVKEQNGAAMSLGRTSTFLDVYLQRDLDEEAIDESRAQELIDDFVIKLRIVRFLRTPEYDALFSGDPTWVTESIGGIGEDGRPLVTRTSFRLLQTLYNLGPAPEPNLTVLWSPRLPEGFKQFCAQTSIDTSSIQYESDDLLRPRTGDDTAIACCVSAMAVGKQMQFFGARVNLAKALLYAINGGRDEMNGEQVAPATAPLTGEQLDYADVASAYDRMLDWLAATYVNALNVIHYMHDKYAYERIEMALHDHPVHRTMACGIAGLSVATDSLSAIKHARVKVIRDASGLAVDYHVEGDYPAYGNDDDRADSIAVDLVRSFMAKVRRHPAYRGAEHTQSVLTITSNVVYGKHTGNTPDGRRAGTPFAPGANPMNGRDRHGMAASALSVAKIPYDQARDGISLTSTITPEGLGHEPTERAGHLVGILDAYTTEGGFHMNVNVLDRATLEDAMEHPDDYPDLTIRVSGYAVNFVRLTREQQLDVINRTFHGAR, from the coding sequence ATGACTGTGACCGTCCAGCACCCTGCCGACACCAGCCGCAGGGTCACCCCGTGGCGCGGCTTCACCGGTGATGAGTGGCAGCGACACATCGACGTCCGTTCTTTCATCCAGAGCAACTACACGCCCTACGAGGGCGATGCCGCATTCCTTGCCGGTCCCACTGAGCGCACCCGCACTGTGTGGAAGACCGTCACCGCGCTTTTCCCGGAGGAACGCCGCAAGGGTGTGCTCGACGTGGACGTCGCCACGCCGTCCACCATCACCTCCCACGCGCCCGGCTACATCGACCGCGACCGGGAGCTGATCGTCGGGTTGCAGACCGATGCTCCGCTGAAGCGGGCCATCGTGCCCAACGGCGGGCTGCGGATGGTGGACAACGCGCTGCGCGCGTACGGCTTCGCACCTGATCCGTTCGTCACCAAGGTCTTCGGCACGTACCGCAGGACCCACAACGACGGTGTCTTCGACGCCTACACCCCCGACATGCTGTGCGCCCGCAAGGCCGGCATCATCACCGGCCTGCCAGACGCCTACGGGCGAGGCCGCATCATCGGCGACTACCGCCGCGTCGCGCTGTACGGAACCGCCCGGCTGATCGAGGCCAAGCACGCCGAGCGGACCCGGCTGGACGAGACCCCGTCCACGGCCGACGTGATCCGCGACCGCGAGGAACTGGCCGAGCAGATCAGGGCACTGGGCGAGCTGGAACGCATGGCCGCCTCCTACGGCTGCGACGTGTCCCGTCCCGCGGCCACCGCGCACGAGGCCATCCAATGGCTCTACCTCGGCTTCCTCGCCGCCGTGAAGGAGCAGAACGGCGCGGCGATGTCCCTGGGCCGCACCTCCACCTTCCTGGACGTGTACCTCCAGCGTGACCTCGACGAAGAGGCCATCGACGAGAGCCGCGCCCAGGAACTCATCGACGACTTCGTGATCAAGCTGCGGATCGTGCGGTTCCTGCGTACGCCGGAGTACGACGCGCTGTTCTCCGGCGACCCCACCTGGGTGACCGAGTCCATCGGCGGCATCGGAGAGGACGGCCGCCCCCTGGTCACCCGCACATCCTTCCGCCTTCTCCAGACCCTGTACAACCTCGGCCCCGCCCCGGAGCCCAACCTGACCGTGCTGTGGTCCCCACGGCTGCCGGAGGGCTTCAAGCAGTTCTGCGCCCAGACGTCCATCGACACCAGCTCCATCCAGTACGAGTCCGACGACCTCCTTCGCCCCCGCACCGGCGACGACACCGCGATCGCCTGCTGCGTCTCCGCGATGGCGGTGGGCAAGCAGATGCAATTCTTCGGTGCCCGTGTGAACCTGGCCAAGGCGTTGCTGTACGCCATCAACGGCGGCCGCGACGAGATGAACGGCGAGCAGGTCGCCCCGGCGACGGCCCCGCTGACCGGCGAGCAGCTCGACTACGCCGATGTGGCCAGCGCGTACGACCGCATGCTGGACTGGCTCGCCGCGACCTACGTCAACGCGCTCAACGTGATCCACTACATGCACGACAAGTACGCCTACGAGCGCATCGAGATGGCCCTGCACGACCACCCGGTCCACCGCACGATGGCCTGTGGCATCGCGGGGCTGTCCGTGGCGACCGACAGCCTCTCGGCCATCAAGCACGCCCGTGTCAAGGTCATTCGGGATGCCTCCGGGCTCGCCGTCGACTACCACGTCGAAGGCGACTACCCGGCCTACGGCAACGACGACGACCGCGCCGACAGCATCGCGGTCGACCTGGTCCGCTCCTTCATGGCCAAGGTACGCCGCCACCCGGCTTACCGGGGTGCCGAGCACACGCAGTCGGTGCTCACCATCACCTCCAACGTCGTCTACGGCAAGCACACCGGCAACACCCCCGACGGCCGCCGTGCGGGTACGCCGTTCGCCCCGGGCGCCAACCCGATGAACGGACGTGACCGACACGGGATGGCGGCATCGGCGCTGTCGGTCGCGAAGATTCCGTATGACCAGGCCCGCGACGGCATCTCCCTGACGTCCACCATCACCCCGGAGGGCCTGGGGCACGAGCCGACCGAACGTGCGGGGCACCTCGTCGGAATCCTCGACGCCTACACCACCGAAGGCGGTTTCCACATGAACGTCAACGTCCTCGACCGCGCCACGCTCGAGGACGCCATGGAGCACCCGGACGACTACCCGGACCTGACCATCCGAGTCTCCGGCTACGCCGTCAACTTCGTCCGCCTCACGCGCGAACAGCAACTCGACGTCATCAACCGTACGTTCCACGGTGCGCGATGA
- the pflA gene encoding pyruvate formate-lyase-activating protein, giving the protein MTTGRIHSWDLSTGVDGPGTRFVLFLSGCQLRCLYCANPDTWHMRDGQPVTVDEVVGRIERYRRFTALAGGGVTLTGGEPLLQSAFTAEVFRRCKELGLHTALDTSGALGTRADDALLADTDLVLLDIKSFDAGVYRRLTGGRLAPTLSFATRLNRLGVPTWIRYVLVPGWTDDPAAIDGLGRVLAELDNVDRVDVLPFHKLGAHKYDSLGIPFPLRDNPVPDAALVERVRDRFRAHGLRAH; this is encoded by the coding sequence ATGACCACGGGCCGCATCCACTCCTGGGACCTGTCTACCGGCGTGGACGGGCCCGGCACCCGGTTCGTCCTCTTCCTCAGCGGCTGTCAGCTGCGCTGCTTGTACTGCGCCAACCCCGACACCTGGCACATGCGCGACGGGCAGCCGGTCACCGTGGACGAAGTGGTCGGACGCATCGAGCGGTACCGGCGGTTCACCGCCTTGGCCGGTGGAGGAGTGACGCTGACCGGAGGCGAGCCCCTGCTCCAATCAGCCTTCACCGCCGAGGTGTTCCGACGCTGCAAGGAGCTCGGCCTGCACACCGCACTGGACACCTCCGGCGCCCTCGGTACTCGGGCCGACGACGCGCTCCTGGCCGATACCGACCTGGTCCTGCTCGACATCAAGTCCTTCGACGCCGGCGTCTACCGGCGCCTGACCGGCGGCCGTCTCGCGCCCACCCTCAGCTTCGCCACCCGGCTGAACCGTCTCGGCGTCCCGACCTGGATCCGCTACGTCCTGGTCCCCGGCTGGACCGACGATCCAGCTGCCATCGATGGGCTGGGCCGCGTCCTCGCGGAACTGGACAACGTCGACCGCGTCGACGTCCTGCCTTTCCACAAACTCGGTGCCCACAAGTACGACTCGCTCGGCATCCCCTTCCCGCTCCGCGACAACCCGGTTCCGGACGCCGCACTGGTCGAGCGCGTTCGCGACCGGTTCCGGGCGCACGGCTTGCGGGCACACTGA
- the panD gene encoding aspartate 1-decarboxylase, with the protein MLRTMFKSKIHRATVTQADLHYVGSVTIDADLLDAADLLPGELVHIVDITNGARLETYVIEGERGSGVIGINGAAAHLVHPGDLVILISYAQVEDAEARVLKPRVVHVDGDNRIVELGADPSAPVPGTDQERSPHAVAV; encoded by the coding sequence ATGCTTCGTACCATGTTCAAGTCCAAGATCCACCGGGCCACCGTCACCCAGGCCGACCTGCACTACGTCGGCTCCGTGACCATCGACGCCGATCTGCTGGACGCGGCGGACCTGCTGCCCGGAGAACTGGTCCACATCGTGGACATCACCAACGGGGCCCGGCTGGAGACCTACGTCATCGAGGGCGAGCGCGGGTCCGGGGTCATCGGGATCAACGGGGCCGCGGCCCATCTCGTGCACCCCGGAGACCTGGTCATCCTCATCAGCTACGCACAGGTCGAGGACGCGGAGGCGCGGGTGCTGAAGCCCCGCGTCGTGCACGTGGACGGCGACAATCGGATCGTAGAGCTGGGCGCGGACCCCTCCGCCCCGGTGCCGGGGACGGATCAGGAGCGCAGCCCCCACGCGGTGGCTGTCTGA
- a CDS encoding GNAT family N-acetyltransferase: MPESHSGQSGQSGQSGQNAPIEFQDGRKAGRLFAVEGGAVVGFIAYFVLAEAPHALVAVHTVVEPAHEGRGIAGGLVRTFYGLAAAEGVPVVPLCPYAASWAAKHPDQAPEPAAEVVAAAKAQLDSDSDLW, from the coding sequence ATGCCGGAGAGTCACAGCGGCCAGAGCGGCCAGAGCGGCCAGAGCGGCCAGAACGCGCCGATCGAGTTCCAGGACGGGCGGAAGGCCGGGCGGCTGTTCGCCGTCGAGGGCGGGGCGGTGGTCGGATTCATCGCCTACTTCGTGCTCGCCGAGGCGCCCCACGCCCTGGTGGCGGTGCACACCGTCGTCGAGCCGGCCCATGAGGGCCGGGGCATCGCCGGGGGGCTGGTGAGGACCTTCTACGGGCTCGCCGCCGCCGAGGGCGTGCCCGTGGTGCCGCTCTGCCCGTACGCGGCGAGCTGGGCCGCCAAGCACCCCGACCAGGCGCCCGAGCCGGCCGCCGAGGTCGTGGCGGCGGCCAAGGCCCAGCTCGACTCGGACTCCGACCTCTGGTGA
- a CDS encoding aspartate/glutamate racemase family protein, translated as MTEPGLVLLHTSPVHVPVFDALRDRHHPGAVLRHLVEPELLERARAEGPRAVAPALLAALAASGPAPVLVTCSTIGATAESLAPELGVPVLRVDRPMAAAAVRTGARIAVLAALESTLAPTAELLAEEAVTGERRVSVRTHLVAGAWERFEAGDTDGYLARVAAAADAVTGADVIVLAQASMAGAADLTASALPVLSSPAPGLAAGLRMRPGPQ; from the coding sequence GTGACGGAACCGGGCCTGGTCCTGCTGCACACCTCGCCCGTGCACGTCCCGGTCTTCGACGCGCTGCGCGACCGGCACCACCCGGGGGCCGTACTGCGCCACCTGGTGGAGCCGGAGCTGCTGGAACGGGCCCGCGCCGAAGGGCCCCGGGCCGTGGCTCCGGCCCTGCTCGCGGCACTGGCGGCCTCGGGGCCCGCGCCCGTGCTCGTCACCTGCTCGACCATCGGGGCGACCGCGGAGTCGCTGGCTCCGGAGCTCGGTGTCCCCGTACTGCGGGTGGACCGGCCGATGGCGGCCGCGGCGGTGCGCACGGGCGCGCGGATCGCCGTACTGGCCGCCCTGGAGTCGACGCTCGCCCCGACCGCGGAGCTGCTGGCCGAAGAGGCGGTGACGGGCGAGCGGCGCGTGTCCGTCCGTACGCACCTGGTCGCCGGGGCCTGGGAGCGCTTCGAGGCGGGGGACACGGACGGTTACCTGGCCCGCGTGGCCGCGGCCGCCGATGCAGTGACCGGCGCGGATGTCATCGTGCTCGCCCAGGCCTCCATGGCCGGGGCCGCCGACCTGACCGCGAGCGCGCTCCCGGTGCTGTCCAGCCCGGCCCCGGGCCTGGCCGCCGGCCTGCGGATGCGTCCGGGGCCGCAGTAG